A genomic stretch from Halopiger aswanensis includes:
- a CDS encoding ASCH domain-containing protein, whose translation MGEIDSDDLLPNDRMRQQALEGEVTQIHRGHRYADEGDTFAIDDETFEVTTVTERTLGDMTDEDAQAEGMDDLETYRRMLERVHDDFEWDDDSEVVLHRFEKR comes from the coding sequence ATGGGAGAAATTGATTCCGACGACCTGTTACCCAATGACCGAATGCGCCAACAGGCCCTCGAGGGCGAGGTGACGCAGATCCACCGCGGCCACCGGTATGCCGACGAGGGAGACACGTTCGCGATCGACGACGAGACGTTCGAAGTGACGACGGTCACCGAACGCACGCTGGGCGATATGACCGACGAAGACGCACAGGCAGAGGGGATGGACGATCTCGAGACCTACCGCCGGATGCTCGAGCGGGTCCACGACGACTTCGAGTGGGACGACGACAGCGAGGTCGTGTTACATCGGTTCGAGAAACGGTAG
- a CDS encoding Coenzyme F420 hydrogenase/dehydrogenase, beta subunit C-terminal domain, which produces MGTNGRDDGTDGRDAEERTFPSVPESEARDDDAVIVPDAGHAAPRSRDGTEHAREGAIATDGGHGHEHAEGDSCSPNTCTCGEKTAEPAADASSTTADSASADKPVATDGAGVANVDEEGNLGDLEFTEPAENVSQDVYDDAPDTRVGVPEGVDLDTPEYSIRSEMNDIETPDEKTWFMELDEAVIDEGRCIQCGTCVAACPSDSIGVGDDDLPKLVKMCTGCSLCWDFCPRGGLRYERQWKITGGEDNVKGAGDPITEFSAKVDDDWTDQAQDGGVVTGILATLLEEGEIDGALIATESEEEAWKAESFLATTKEELIENAGTVYNQTLALGNLDLEQWEDKLPDKDWDDLSLALVGTPCEIEGIRALQDFEWDYQAQNQGIRAVDYTIALMCTKNFNYYSLMGEMVQEQRGIDPEDIGKMDVLHGKMMIYGHDGEMILEEDIENFHDAALKGCDECADFTGFCADVTVGSVGSSDEYSSVIIRTEQGMKAWELTEPNLDYHDLEDRSAIGKLQGWDKKKAFESLERPFDPDAPRFIDYTDHAENYGTALNPHDQGH; this is translated from the coding sequence ATGGGGACTAACGGACGCGACGACGGAACCGACGGACGGGACGCCGAAGAACGCACGTTCCCCAGCGTCCCCGAATCCGAGGCTCGCGACGACGACGCCGTCATCGTCCCCGACGCCGGCCACGCCGCGCCGCGCTCGCGGGACGGGACCGAGCACGCTCGAGAGGGCGCTATCGCGACGGACGGCGGACACGGTCACGAACACGCAGAGGGCGACAGTTGCTCGCCGAATACCTGTACCTGCGGCGAGAAGACCGCAGAACCCGCAGCCGACGCCTCGAGCACCACCGCCGACTCAGCGTCAGCCGACAAACCCGTCGCCACCGACGGTGCGGGCGTCGCCAACGTCGACGAAGAAGGCAATCTCGGAGACCTCGAGTTCACCGAACCTGCCGAGAACGTGAGTCAGGACGTCTACGACGACGCGCCGGACACCCGCGTCGGCGTTCCCGAGGGCGTCGATCTGGACACGCCGGAGTACTCCATCCGGTCGGAGATGAACGACATCGAGACGCCGGACGAGAAGACCTGGTTCATGGAACTGGACGAGGCCGTCATCGACGAGGGACGCTGTATCCAGTGTGGGACCTGCGTCGCCGCCTGTCCCTCCGACTCGATCGGCGTCGGCGACGACGACCTGCCCAAGCTGGTCAAGATGTGCACCGGCTGTTCGCTCTGCTGGGACTTCTGTCCCCGCGGCGGCCTCCGGTACGAGCGCCAGTGGAAGATCACCGGCGGCGAGGACAACGTCAAGGGCGCCGGCGACCCGATCACGGAGTTCTCCGCGAAGGTCGACGACGACTGGACCGATCAGGCCCAGGACGGCGGCGTCGTCACCGGCATCCTCGCGACGCTGCTCGAGGAAGGCGAGATCGACGGCGCGCTGATCGCGACCGAGAGCGAGGAGGAAGCCTGGAAGGCCGAGAGCTTCCTCGCGACGACGAAGGAGGAGCTCATCGAGAACGCCGGCACGGTCTACAACCAGACGCTGGCGCTGGGCAACCTCGACTTGGAGCAGTGGGAGGATAAGCTCCCGGACAAGGACTGGGACGACCTCTCGCTGGCGCTCGTCGGCACGCCCTGTGAGATCGAGGGCATCCGCGCCCTACAGGACTTCGAGTGGGACTACCAGGCCCAAAATCAGGGCATCCGCGCGGTCGACTACACGATCGCCCTGATGTGTACGAAGAACTTCAACTACTACAGCCTCATGGGCGAGATGGTCCAGGAGCAGCGCGGCATCGACCCCGAGGACATCGGCAAGATGGACGTCCTCCACGGGAAGATGATGATCTACGGCCACGACGGCGAGATGATCTTGGAGGAGGACATCGAGAACTTCCACGACGCCGCGCTCAAGGGCTGTGACGAGTGCGCCGACTTCACCGGCTTCTGCGCCGACGTCACCGTCGGCTCCGTGGGCTCGAGCGACGAGTACTCGAGCGTCATCATCCGCACCGAGCAGGGAATGAAGGCCTGGGAACTCACCGAGCCGAACCTCGACTACCACGACTTAGAGGACCGCTCGGCGATCGGCAAGCTCCAGGGCTGGGACAAGAAGAAGGCCTTCGAGAGCTTAGAGCGGCCCTTCGACCCCGACGCGCCCCGGTTCATCGACTACACGGACCACGCCGAGAACTACGGCACGGCGCTGAACCCGCACGATCAGGGCCACTAA
- a CDS encoding DedA family protein — MISALVDAGYAALLAYGLPALFVLFIVKGAIIGKPFPTSVFLPGYIVAVSASRWTIVASVLVASLGYTCGQLLIYWLAAARGREAVESLPRVSITDDQYARAERWFQRYAGAGIVITNLVPYVGSFIMIPAGIASYPFERAAFYALTSTLLNYVLIVWVVVGSVQFVTG, encoded by the coding sequence ATGATCTCCGCTCTCGTCGACGCCGGCTACGCTGCGCTGCTGGCGTACGGGTTGCCCGCACTGTTCGTCCTGTTCATCGTCAAGGGGGCGATCATCGGCAAGCCGTTTCCGACGTCGGTCTTTCTCCCCGGCTACATCGTCGCCGTCTCGGCGTCGCGGTGGACGATCGTCGCGAGCGTTCTCGTCGCGTCGCTTGGCTACACCTGCGGCCAACTGCTAATATACTGGCTGGCGGCCGCTCGCGGCCGCGAGGCGGTCGAATCGCTGCCCCGCGTCTCGATCACCGACGATCAGTACGCCCGAGCGGAGCGGTGGTTCCAGCGATACGCTGGTGCCGGGATCGTGATTACGAACCTGGTCCCGTACGTCGGCAGCTTCATCATGATCCCGGCGGGAATCGCGTCGTACCCGTTCGAACGGGCGGCGTTCTACGCGTTGACCTCGACGCTGCTGAACTACGTGCTGATCGTCTGGGTCGTCGTCGGCTCCGTGCAGTTCGTTACCGGTTGA
- a CDS encoding phosphatase PAP2 family protein codes for MARGIGEFGPIQDLIPEWAAIVVALVTQLGDVWFLTLLVGGLYLYRTDDREEAAVVVGLLLTGFATIITLKYAFALPRPEQPFVRLESLPAIVRPLYESIGTADGYGFPSGHAFMTTVIYVALARRLSIGTARQRLLGAATVIVAVCLSRVALGVHYLVDVAAGAAGGLLLVLATEWLLDRYAADRATAAFALAILASASAVLVASDDPDAVLLLGASLGAFGGWQLVRLSEGFPEREREREQERKRDRARDHRSHSRSRSRIDRRLALRIGLAVGAFAPLAVALVYFGLVSMPVPAASGALGFGLAAILAVPVLHTVRSRRASGI; via the coding sequence ATGGCTCGAGGCATCGGCGAGTTCGGCCCGATACAGGATCTGATCCCGGAGTGGGCAGCGATCGTCGTCGCGCTCGTGACGCAGTTGGGCGACGTCTGGTTCCTGACCCTGCTCGTCGGCGGCCTCTACCTGTACCGGACGGACGACCGCGAGGAAGCGGCCGTCGTCGTCGGCCTGCTGCTAACCGGCTTCGCCACCATCATCACGCTGAAATACGCATTCGCGCTCCCGCGACCGGAGCAGCCGTTCGTCCGACTCGAGTCGCTGCCAGCAATAGTACGGCCACTGTACGAGTCGATCGGGACGGCCGACGGCTACGGCTTTCCGAGCGGCCACGCGTTCATGACGACGGTGATCTACGTCGCTCTCGCCAGACGACTCTCGATCGGAACGGCCCGCCAGCGGCTACTCGGCGCGGCGACCGTCATCGTCGCGGTCTGTCTCTCGCGGGTTGCGCTCGGGGTCCACTACCTCGTCGACGTCGCTGCCGGAGCGGCCGGCGGGTTGCTCCTGGTGCTCGCCACAGAGTGGCTGCTCGATCGATATGCAGCCGATCGCGCCACGGCCGCGTTCGCACTGGCCATTCTCGCGAGCGCGAGTGCCGTTCTCGTCGCCAGCGACGATCCGGACGCCGTCCTGTTACTCGGTGCGTCGCTTGGCGCGTTCGGCGGTTGGCAACTCGTTCGGCTTAGCGAAGGGTTCCCGGAACGCGAACGTGAACGTGAACAGGAACGGAAACGCGACCGTGCACGCGATCACCGCTCCCACTCGCGGTCGCGCTCGCGGATCGATCGCCGCCTCGCGCTCAGAATCGGGCTCGCGGTCGGCGCGTTCGCGCCGCTGGCGGTGGCGCTCGTCTACTTCGGACTCGTCTCGATGCCCGTGCCCGCAGCCAGCGGCGCACTCGGGTTCGGTCTCGCCGCGATCCTTGCAGTTCCCGTACTGCACACGGTGCGATCCCGTCGGGCCAGCGGCATTTGA
- the rpl18a gene encoding 50S ribosomal protein L18Ae: protein MSQFTVTGRFQTRDGFAEFETTIEAENENVAREHAYAQLGSQHGLKRTQIELEDVVESEEVTA from the coding sequence ATGAGTCAGTTTACGGTCACCGGCCGGTTCCAGACTCGCGACGGCTTCGCTGAGTTCGAAACGACCATCGAGGCGGAAAACGAGAACGTCGCTCGCGAGCACGCCTACGCGCAGCTCGGGAGCCAGCACGGCCTCAAGCGCACCCAGATCGAGCTCGAGGACGTCGTCGAGAGTGAGGAGGTGACGGCCTAA
- the pfdA gene encoding prefoldin subunit alpha yields the protein MGQQQLQQLSQELQEIQEQIEALQANVEELQQEKTEIDEAIEALETLETGSTVQVPLGGGAYLRATIEDIDEAIVDLGADYAAEFEQDDAVDALENKKDTVDNRIDDVNEEIAELESESEQLEQQAQQLQQQAMQQQMQQMGQGQGQPDDE from the coding sequence ATGGGGCAGCAGCAACTCCAGCAGCTCTCCCAGGAACTGCAGGAAATTCAGGAACAGATCGAGGCGCTGCAGGCCAACGTCGAGGAACTGCAGCAGGAAAAGACCGAGATCGACGAGGCCATCGAGGCCCTCGAGACCCTCGAGACGGGCTCGACCGTGCAGGTCCCGCTCGGCGGCGGCGCCTACCTTCGCGCGACGATTGAAGACATCGACGAGGCCATCGTCGACCTCGGCGCCGACTACGCCGCCGAATTCGAGCAGGACGACGCCGTCGACGCCCTCGAGAACAAGAAAGACACCGTCGACAACCGCATCGACGATGTCAACGAGGAGATCGCCGAACTCGAGAGCGAAAGCGAACAGCTCGAGCAGCAGGCCCAGCAGCTCCAGCAGCAGGCGATGCAACAGCAGATGCAGCAGATGGGCCAGGGACAGGGCCAGCCGGACGACGAGTAA
- the ftsY gene encoding signal recognition particle-docking protein FtsY codes for MFDNLKEKLGSFRKDAEEAAEENVEEVEDEDDLADVDEAAIEGDAAAADGDTETADAPDAAEPEAPDTTTTDDAAAGADPDPGPDGDGESGLEAETTASESVANADTAAASDAVAEPEPESESESSSGLDLEGMIRDDEPEEPADEAAESDVNTADAADAAAEPVEDDEPADEESAGEDDGNSTGFGRKAKSLVKGKFVIEEEDLEDPLHELELALLSSDVEMGVVDEILDNLRDELIGETRAFTTSTGDVIEEALRDAIYDVISVGQFDFNERIAIEDKPVVIVFTGVNGVGKTTTIAKMSRYLEERGYSTVMANGDTYRAGANEQIQEHADALDTKCISHEQGGDPAAVLYDAVEYAEANDVDVVLGDTAGRLHTDEGLMDQLAKIDRVVDPDMTLFVDEAVAGQDAVNRAREFNDAAEIDGAVLTKADADSNGGAAISVAHVTGKPILFLGVGQGYDHLERFDPDEMVDRLLEDDEE; via the coding sequence ATGTTCGATAATCTGAAGGAGAAGCTCGGGAGCTTCCGGAAGGACGCCGAAGAAGCCGCCGAAGAGAACGTCGAGGAGGTCGAAGACGAGGACGATCTCGCAGACGTCGACGAGGCGGCGATCGAGGGCGACGCTGCGGCTGCCGATGGCGATACCGAGACAGCCGATGCACCCGACGCAGCCGAGCCGGAAGCCCCGGATACCACTACCACCGACGACGCGGCCGCGGGGGCCGATCCCGATCCCGGTCCCGACGGCGACGGCGAGAGCGGTCTCGAGGCCGAGACGACCGCATCCGAATCGGTGGCGAATGCCGACACGGCTGCCGCATCTGACGCCGTAGCCGAGCCCGAACCCGAGAGCGAGTCCGAGTCCAGTTCCGGACTGGATCTCGAGGGGATGATTCGGGACGACGAGCCCGAGGAGCCGGCGGACGAGGCCGCCGAATCCGACGTCAATACGGCTGACGCGGCCGACGCCGCTGCGGAGCCCGTCGAGGACGACGAACCGGCGGACGAGGAGTCAGCCGGCGAGGACGACGGCAACAGCACCGGCTTCGGCCGCAAGGCCAAGTCGCTCGTCAAGGGCAAGTTCGTCATCGAGGAAGAGGACCTCGAGGACCCGCTCCACGAACTCGAGCTGGCCCTGCTCTCGAGCGACGTGGAGATGGGCGTCGTCGACGAGATCCTCGACAACCTGCGCGACGAACTGATCGGCGAGACGCGGGCCTTTACCACCTCGACCGGCGACGTGATCGAGGAGGCCCTGCGCGACGCGATCTACGACGTGATCAGCGTCGGCCAGTTCGACTTCAACGAGCGCATCGCCATCGAGGACAAGCCCGTCGTCATCGTCTTCACCGGCGTCAACGGCGTCGGGAAGACGACCACGATCGCCAAGATGAGCCGCTACCTCGAGGAGCGGGGCTACTCGACGGTGATGGCCAACGGCGACACGTATCGTGCCGGCGCGAACGAGCAGATTCAGGAGCACGCCGACGCGCTGGACACGAAGTGCATCAGCCACGAGCAGGGCGGCGACCCCGCCGCGGTGCTCTACGACGCCGTCGAGTACGCCGAGGCTAACGACGTCGACGTCGTGCTCGGCGACACGGCGGGTCGGCTCCACACCGACGAGGGGCTGATGGACCAACTGGCGAAGATCGACCGCGTCGTCGACCCCGACATGACGCTGTTCGTCGACGAGGCGGTCGCCGGGCAGGACGCCGTCAACCGCGCCCGCGAGTTCAACGACGCCGCCGAGATCGACGGCGCCGTCTTGACGAAAGCCGACGCCGATTCCAACGGCGGCGCGGCGATTTCGGTCGCCCACGTCACCGGGAAACCGATCCTCTTCCTCGGCGTCGGGCAGGGCTACGACCACTTAGAGCGGTTCGACCCCGACGAGATGGTCGACCGGCTGCTCGAGGACGACGAGGAGTAG
- a CDS encoding bactofilin family protein, protein MSRSRGPRCSRRRLLWAASGAAVGLAGCTGLQSDAGAHWREPGADDGEYERFGDGTESADTVAESDVDAQTDANGTDGDDDGTAAGSTDDLVVVPPDDEPEGGIETAGSVVLEPDASVDDNVEAGYQVVLEDEAELDGNLEAGDDVRLDPGAAIDGNVEAGGGVILRTGAEIDGNLEADGTVSIAEGAEIDGNVTGSTVTVAGDAEVDGEITETG, encoded by the coding sequence ATGTCCCGATCTCGAGGACCGCGATGCTCTCGACGGCGACTGCTCTGGGCCGCGAGCGGCGCTGCGGTCGGTCTCGCCGGCTGTACCGGCTTGCAGTCCGATGCGGGCGCCCACTGGCGGGAACCGGGTGCCGACGACGGCGAGTACGAGCGCTTCGGCGACGGTACCGAGTCGGCGGACACGGTCGCGGAGTCGGACGTCGACGCACAAACGGACGCGAACGGGACCGACGGCGACGACGACGGCACAGCCGCCGGATCGACCGACGACCTCGTCGTCGTCCCGCCCGATGACGAACCGGAGGGCGGGATCGAAACCGCCGGCTCCGTCGTCCTCGAACCCGATGCCTCGGTCGACGATAACGTCGAAGCCGGCTATCAGGTCGTCCTCGAGGACGAGGCCGAACTCGACGGAAATCTCGAGGCCGGCGACGACGTCCGGCTGGATCCGGGGGCCGCGATCGACGGCAACGTCGAGGCTGGCGGCGGCGTGATCCTCAGAACCGGTGCCGAGATCGACGGGAATCTCGAAGCAGACGGGACCGTTTCTATCGCGGAAGGCGCGGAAATCGACGGGAACGTCACCGGCAGCACGGTAACTGTTGCCGGCGACGCCGAGGTCGACGGCGAGATCACTGAAACGGGCTGA
- a CDS encoding nitrite/sulfite reductase has protein sequence MNTVEQHKQEKHPLDVIEDVYDYAEGNLSDEEIEERAGGGEWERLKWAGMYSQKQDDYFMIRTKVPGGYLTPEQAEVIGECATDYATAPEEYGGEEQNELWGDAFLDITTRQDIQKHWVEVSDVPEMWERYDEVGLTTVQGCGDSARNVLGCPAAGLDDHECFNAQPVIDAVSDYFTENREYANLPRKFKITITGCKHDCAQSQINDVGLTPAKKEIDGQYYYGFHARVGGGLSDGPRMASNLDVFIPPEDAVEFCRAVAQTFKELGDRNNRGVCRMRYLVEQMGADKFEEAVRDRCTVDLPESGEDLTVGYRGDHVGVHDQKQDGLKYVGFNVIAGRMGGDEFAEAARAAKKYGTEETSIRLATDQNFLITHIPEENVDDLLAEPFAQEYSPDPGPFSRGAVGCTGTEFCNYAIIETKKRTKRWARELDERIDTPDDLEVVRMHMSGCSASCAQPQIADIGFRGETVKLEDEDSPNDEGDNLVEGMDFGLGGALGADNEFLDWIERAVPAEGVIPALEQLFDAYNADRNDDERFYEWARRIDNERLRSLMTDADAPVARGVAHGD, from the coding sequence GTGAATACAGTCGAACAACACAAGCAAGAAAAGCATCCGCTGGACGTCATCGAGGACGTCTACGACTACGCGGAGGGGAACCTCTCCGACGAGGAAATCGAGGAGCGCGCCGGCGGCGGCGAGTGGGAGCGGCTCAAGTGGGCCGGCATGTACTCCCAGAAGCAGGACGACTACTTCATGATCCGGACCAAGGTCCCGGGCGGCTATCTCACGCCCGAGCAGGCCGAGGTCATCGGGGAGTGTGCCACCGACTACGCTACCGCACCCGAAGAGTACGGCGGCGAGGAGCAGAACGAGCTCTGGGGCGACGCCTTCCTCGACATTACGACCCGTCAGGACATCCAGAAACACTGGGTCGAAGTCTCGGACGTCCCCGAGATGTGGGAGCGGTACGACGAGGTCGGCCTGACGACGGTCCAGGGCTGTGGCGACTCCGCCCGGAACGTGCTGGGCTGTCCCGCGGCCGGGCTCGACGACCACGAGTGCTTCAACGCCCAGCCGGTCATCGACGCCGTCTCGGACTACTTCACCGAAAACCGCGAGTACGCCAACCTCCCGCGGAAGTTCAAGATCACGATCACGGGCTGTAAGCACGACTGCGCCCAGTCCCAGATCAACGACGTCGGACTCACGCCGGCGAAGAAGGAAATAGATGGCCAATACTACTACGGCTTCCACGCCCGCGTCGGCGGCGGCCTCTCCGACGGCCCGCGGATGGCCTCGAATCTCGACGTCTTCATCCCGCCGGAGGACGCCGTCGAGTTCTGCCGCGCCGTCGCCCAGACGTTCAAGGAGCTGGGCGACCGCAACAACCGCGGCGTCTGCCGGATGCGCTACCTCGTCGAGCAGATGGGTGCGGACAAGTTCGAGGAAGCCGTCCGCGACCGCTGCACCGTCGACCTCCCCGAGAGCGGCGAGGACCTGACGGTCGGCTACCGCGGCGACCACGTCGGCGTCCACGACCAGAAGCAGGACGGGCTGAAGTACGTCGGCTTCAACGTCATCGCCGGCCGCATGGGCGGCGACGAATTTGCGGAAGCCGCCCGCGCCGCCAAGAAGTACGGCACCGAGGAGACCTCGATCCGCCTCGCCACGGACCAGAACTTCCTCATCACCCACATCCCCGAGGAGAACGTCGACGACCTCCTCGCGGAGCCGTTCGCCCAGGAGTACAGCCCCGATCCGGGGCCGTTCTCGCGGGGCGCCGTCGGCTGCACGGGCACCGAGTTCTGCAACTACGCCATCATCGAGACCAAAAAGCGCACCAAGCGCTGGGCCCGCGAACTCGACGAGCGCATCGACACGCCCGACGACTTAGAGGTCGTCCGGATGCACATGTCGGGCTGCTCGGCCTCCTGCGCCCAGCCCCAGATCGCGGACATCGGCTTCCGCGGCGAGACCGTCAAACTCGAGGACGAGGACTCGCCCAACGACGAGGGCGACAACCTCGTCGAGGGGATGGACTTCGGGCTGGGCGGTGCGCTCGGGGCCGACAACGAATTCCTCGACTGGATCGAGCGCGCGGTGCCCGCCGAGGGCGTGATCCCGGCGCTCGAGCAGCTGTTCGACGCCTACAACGCGGACCGCAACGACGACGAGCGGTTCTACGAGTGGGCCCGCCGCATCGACAACGAGCGGCTCCGGTCGCTCATGACCGACGCCGACGCGCCGGTTGCACGAGGTGTTGCCCATGGGGACTAA